A DNA window from Pseudodesulfovibrio thermohalotolerans contains the following coding sequences:
- a CDS encoding helix-turn-helix domain-containing protein — translation MKRYANAGKILPKELLKKVQKYHTGVLWIPCPSRFYQERRQLVIALHEQGVNTKEIAQLAGVTTRRVNQILAAHRKEIENRHVEAASGR, via the coding sequence ATGAAGAGATACGCCAACGCGGGAAAGATCCTGCCCAAGGAACTGCTCAAGAAGGTCCAGAAATATCATACCGGTGTGCTCTGGATTCCCTGCCCAAGCCGCTTCTACCAGGAACGTCGCCAACTCGTCATTGCCCTGCATGAACAGGGCGTCAACACCAAGGAGATAGCCCAGCTGGCCGGAGTCACCACACGACGGGTCAATCAGATCCTCGCTGCACACCGGAAGGAGATCGAAAACCGACACGTTGAAGCGGCCTCCGGTAGGTAA
- a CDS encoding minor capsid protein, with protein sequence MPSDLKQRIQAATLKSLTARNRYNDQVTAQLTQALKQAEDEVARAILQYRSLGSLPDNKLAALKGLEKLQLELDDTMKRLKREQTLVFRKTTKDSFKLGIQQGIGELADAALPFYADLKPEGIDKLATKVFTIVDTNALDFMAQYNLTLAGDVHRELADGIKRTILNGVATGKGADDIVRDMGKVIIDKDSFRQAGSRVFNKAQYRMEMIARTEVLRAHNMGRLKFHERVGIQKLEWLAMEDERMCPVCGGLDGKTFPIDKFPQQPAHPHCRCTNIVAWPMTVCGSEMATKAAAQASQGDACILPPHVLEGMADAQAKENAKLKSAFENGDIADLGSLTVKQLQTLAKQNGVAIARTKADFIKLLDLAEPGIDHGDLAGAALSAKLKEHKIGLLRTKEELVELLGLKQAELKQAKLLAAQMAKIPPAEGLEGMTAQQLKEMAKENGISLNMTKQETIELLDKLEPGVDHSGLMGKELAAAKQKHGIGILKNKQQLVEALIRLATEETLRKWILRQIRDR encoded by the coding sequence ATGCCGTCGGACCTCAAGCAGCGCATCCAGGCGGCCACCCTGAAAAGCCTGACGGCCCGCAACCGCTACAACGACCAGGTCACGGCCCAACTCACCCAGGCACTGAAACAGGCCGAAGACGAGGTCGCCCGCGCCATTCTCCAGTACCGCTCCCTCGGCTCCCTGCCGGACAACAAGCTCGCCGCCCTCAAAGGGCTGGAAAAGCTCCAGCTCGAACTCGACGACACCATGAAGCGGCTCAAGCGGGAGCAGACCCTGGTCTTTCGCAAGACAACCAAGGACTCCTTCAAGCTCGGCATCCAGCAGGGAATCGGCGAACTCGCCGACGCGGCGCTGCCGTTCTACGCCGACCTCAAACCCGAAGGCATCGACAAGCTGGCCACCAAGGTGTTCACCATCGTCGACACCAATGCTCTCGACTTCATGGCGCAGTACAACCTCACACTCGCCGGTGACGTTCACCGCGAACTCGCAGACGGCATCAAGCGCACCATCCTGAACGGCGTCGCCACGGGCAAGGGAGCCGACGACATCGTCCGGGATATGGGCAAGGTGATCATCGACAAGGACTCCTTTCGCCAGGCCGGAAGCCGGGTGTTCAACAAGGCTCAGTACCGCATGGAGATGATCGCCCGCACCGAGGTCCTCCGCGCCCACAACATGGGCAGGCTCAAGTTCCACGAGCGGGTCGGCATCCAGAAACTGGAATGGCTGGCCATGGAGGATGAGCGCATGTGCCCGGTCTGCGGCGGCCTGGACGGCAAGACCTTTCCCATCGACAAGTTCCCCCAGCAACCCGCGCATCCGCACTGCCGCTGTACCAACATCGTGGCCTGGCCGATGACCGTCTGCGGTAGCGAGATGGCCACCAAGGCCGCCGCCCAGGCATCGCAGGGGGACGCCTGCATTCTCCCGCCCCACGTGCTGGAAGGCATGGCCGACGCCCAGGCCAAGGAGAACGCCAAGCTCAAGAGCGCCTTTGAAAACGGCGACATTGCCGACCTCGGCTCGCTGACGGTTAAACAGCTCCAGACCCTGGCGAAACAGAACGGCGTGGCCATTGCCCGGACCAAGGCCGATTTCATCAAGCTGCTCGACCTGGCCGAACCGGGGATCGATCACGGTGACCTGGCCGGAGCGGCGCTCAGCGCCAAGCTCAAGGAACACAAGATCGGCCTGCTGCGGACCAAGGAAGAACTGGTCGAGCTGCTCGGACTGAAACAGGCGGAACTCAAACAGGCCAAGCTGCTCGCAGCCCAGATGGCGAAGATCCCGCCCGCCGAGGGGCTGGAGGGCATGACCGCCCAGCAGCTCAAGGAGATGGCGAAGGAGAACGGCATCTCCCTCAACATGACCAAGCAGGAGACCATCGAGCTGCTGGACAAGCTGGAGCCCGGCGTGGATCACAGCGGCCTGATGGGCAAGGAACTCGCGGCGGCCAAACAGAAGCACGGCATCGGCATCCTCAAGAACAAGCAGCAGCTTGTCGAGGCGCTGATCCGGCTGGCGACCGAGGAAACGCTGAGAAAGTGGATTCTCCGGCAGATCCGGGACCGATAA
- a CDS encoding tyrosine-type recombinase/integrase gives MSNRTADLDLTGATEAFCARLSAEGRSPATIAAYRRDLALVARVADELAPGIICRAITAGLLDRAFSAGAVTESGRGPRSAASLHRMKAAVRAFFAWASEAGVVDDNPARSIRMHRLPRKLPVFLTTAEKKRLLKELKGRTDFSALRDRAMIEVLLGTGIRLGELAALDMDDIDLDAKHLRVRAKGNVPQVKFIKTDLRTLLRRYLAERRRHGRPEMEALFLSNRDGRLCQRQIANRLAHWLRKAGIEKELTPHGLRHTFATHLYGATNDLLVVQRALGHRDVSTTQIYTHLVDGQLEEALERL, from the coding sequence ATGAGCAACCGAACGGCTGACCTCGACCTGACGGGCGCGACAGAGGCGTTCTGTGCCCGCCTGTCGGCCGAAGGACGCTCCCCGGCGACCATAGCCGCATACCGCCGGGACCTTGCCCTGGTGGCCCGCGTTGCCGATGAGCTGGCCCCGGGCATCATCTGCCGGGCGATCACGGCCGGGCTCCTCGACCGGGCGTTCTCCGCCGGGGCGGTCACCGAGAGCGGGCGCGGCCCACGCTCGGCGGCCTCGCTCCATCGGATGAAGGCGGCGGTGCGGGCCTTTTTCGCCTGGGCCTCCGAGGCTGGCGTGGTCGATGACAATCCGGCCCGGTCCATCCGCATGCATCGGCTGCCGAGAAAGCTGCCGGTGTTCCTGACCACCGCCGAAAAGAAACGACTGCTCAAGGAACTCAAGGGACGGACCGACTTCTCCGCTCTGCGCGACCGCGCCATGATCGAGGTGCTGCTGGGCACCGGGATCAGGCTTGGCGAGCTGGCCGCGCTCGACATGGATGACATCGACCTCGACGCCAAACATCTGCGGGTGCGGGCCAAGGGGAATGTACCGCAGGTCAAGTTCATCAAGACCGACCTCCGCACATTGCTGCGCCGTTACCTGGCCGAGCGCCGCCGACATGGCCGTCCGGAAATGGAAGCCCTGTTCCTGTCGAACCGGGACGGCAGACTCTGCCAGCGGCAGATTGCCAACCGGCTCGCCCACTGGCTGCGGAAGGCCGGGATCGAAAAGGAACTGACGCCGCACGGGCTGCGGCATACCTTCGCCACCCACCTCTACGGCGCGACCAATGACCTGCTCGTGGTGCAGCGGGCCTTGGGGCATCGGGACGTGTCCACCACCCAGATCTACACCCACCTCGTGGACGGCCAGCTCGAGGAAGCCCTCGAACGCCTCTGA
- a CDS encoding CHC2 zinc finger domain-containing protein — MASEQPNNVKEYYRLVTEVDIGLVARELLAGRIVQESPRLLQCDCPNHKSQSHRSLHVMLDKQGWYCFGCGVGGDVLQLVEFVRFGVVTRGQSGPMPESHQQARDFLAAKAGLPPLSSYGLSPEQMAEAESARMLELRVQAVLTETAKFYHRRLKESPEALQWLRSKYGIKDETIEELLIGYADNGPGAENRQGVIATLTGKEHGFSLRELAATGAFVPTGQDGLIPFFKGRIVFPYWSRGRVVFMIGRKTPWTPDTNWEHSKYKKLPVHNDAFKKHIAPCVNNGYLFNEDCLLANPERLIITEGVTDCISLMEHGFAAVSPVTVHIREADWERLLPRLRSVKTVYICQDNEISEAGLHGALKTASVLAGHKIQTRLVVLPLDERRENARKELKERFGLDAAVGPRELTQRFTGRPEKEVREAEELLAAAKIDVNDYFAAGHTAEDFEGLIAEAKMPLEFGISRLPADVSEEERNRLLEPVLREVAQLSPLEQTRHLKLIQEHFGKSGLSLATLRDQVRAIQKDQRAQAKQEKKREKRRSNAPSGSCRARIEEILIDTELENGAPDYTQAAEAAYDWFTANGAQFFHTRQGEPFMYFDNAIYWMDSPDRGRKRQYAAMLYKHTGLVPTSGGGRTFFEVLPSLAIIRGQVRDHFSWLHTDVSNYTVYFNLNNAEHEIAKITPDAIEIMKNGGNPDGIILDGSRKMKPIKYLDDADPEEADRKLVELLVGNITCPKGDRFLILSWLSCFLLLDFTGTRPMTRFEGPAGSGKTTASKLISALLYGEPQHKKATDAANYTDGSQNPLIVLDNIEARQMTEELTTFMLTSITGIAKEKRKSGTDSETVTERTKCLLNTTGIEPLLGELSEIQSRTFVINFDIANQGNDCFIESEIIAAIQKHRDLIISAIMKRTREVLAMMRAGLRTRTMKLLHETLGNHDKRRCNEYLSLMYLMLLAGSPTEEIEAGMKRLVPSFTEQIEAINRTSRETARDSNHTATALATLFKAWRNAVEADRDLAYSDRKENHVQEFVQRYQVIFSDEGRLENVLSRDLFVALKRIARDFGLRFDMDSSRQFAQRFANDLETLREAGFEVHITKNRNGTKLYTIQAD, encoded by the coding sequence ATGGCATCGGAACAGCCGAACAACGTTAAGGAGTATTATCGCCTGGTTACCGAGGTCGACATCGGCCTCGTGGCGAGAGAACTTCTGGCCGGCAGGATCGTGCAGGAGTCCCCCCGCCTTCTTCAGTGCGATTGCCCCAACCACAAGAGCCAATCCCACCGGTCGCTGCATGTCATGCTGGACAAGCAGGGATGGTACTGCTTCGGGTGCGGCGTGGGCGGCGATGTGCTGCAGTTGGTGGAGTTCGTCCGTTTCGGAGTCGTAACGCGGGGCCAGTCCGGCCCCATGCCGGAGAGCCACCAGCAGGCTCGTGATTTCCTGGCCGCCAAGGCCGGGCTTCCCCCGTTGTCCAGCTACGGGTTGTCGCCGGAGCAAATGGCCGAGGCCGAATCGGCGCGGATGTTGGAACTCCGCGTTCAAGCGGTCTTGACCGAGACAGCAAAATTCTATCACCGCCGCCTCAAGGAATCACCGGAGGCGCTTCAGTGGCTTCGCTCCAAGTACGGGATCAAAGACGAGACCATCGAGGAACTGCTGATCGGTTACGCGGACAATGGTCCCGGCGCGGAAAATCGTCAAGGCGTCATCGCCACGCTGACCGGCAAGGAACACGGCTTCAGTCTGCGAGAGCTCGCCGCCACGGGAGCGTTTGTCCCGACCGGCCAGGACGGCCTTATCCCTTTCTTTAAAGGACGGATCGTTTTCCCTTACTGGAGCCGCGGCCGCGTGGTCTTCATGATCGGACGCAAAACGCCGTGGACGCCCGATACCAACTGGGAGCATAGCAAGTACAAGAAGCTCCCGGTCCATAACGACGCTTTCAAAAAACACATCGCCCCCTGTGTCAACAACGGGTATCTCTTCAACGAGGATTGTCTGCTCGCCAACCCGGAGCGGTTGATCATCACCGAAGGCGTCACCGATTGCATCTCTCTGATGGAACACGGGTTTGCAGCGGTGTCGCCGGTCACGGTCCATATCCGGGAGGCCGACTGGGAACGGCTGCTGCCTCGCCTGCGCAGCGTCAAGACCGTCTATATCTGCCAGGACAACGAGATATCCGAAGCCGGACTGCACGGTGCGCTCAAAACCGCGTCCGTCCTCGCCGGACACAAGATTCAAACCAGGCTGGTGGTCCTTCCCCTCGACGAGCGTCGGGAAAACGCCCGCAAGGAGCTCAAGGAGCGCTTCGGCCTGGACGCGGCGGTGGGTCCGCGGGAGCTCACCCAGCGTTTTACCGGACGACCGGAAAAAGAAGTCAGGGAAGCGGAAGAACTTCTGGCCGCGGCCAAGATCGATGTCAACGACTACTTCGCCGCCGGGCACACCGCTGAGGATTTCGAAGGCCTCATCGCCGAGGCGAAGATGCCGCTTGAGTTCGGGATCTCGCGGCTGCCCGCGGACGTGTCCGAGGAAGAGAGGAACCGCTTACTGGAACCGGTGCTGCGCGAGGTGGCGCAACTGTCGCCCCTGGAGCAGACCCGGCACTTGAAACTCATACAGGAACACTTCGGCAAATCCGGTCTGTCCCTCGCCACCCTACGCGACCAGGTCCGGGCGATCCAGAAAGACCAACGCGCCCAGGCCAAACAGGAGAAAAAGCGGGAGAAACGGCGGTCGAACGCACCATCCGGTTCCTGCCGCGCCAGGATTGAGGAAATCCTCATAGACACCGAGCTGGAAAACGGTGCTCCGGACTACACCCAGGCCGCCGAGGCCGCCTATGACTGGTTCACCGCCAACGGCGCTCAGTTCTTTCACACCCGGCAGGGCGAACCGTTCATGTATTTTGACAACGCCATCTACTGGATGGACTCCCCGGACCGAGGCCGCAAGCGCCAGTACGCGGCCATGCTCTATAAACACACCGGGCTGGTGCCGACATCGGGCGGCGGCCGGACGTTTTTCGAGGTGCTGCCGAGCCTGGCCATCATCCGCGGACAGGTGCGGGATCACTTCTCCTGGCTCCACACCGATGTCTCGAACTACACGGTCTATTTCAACCTCAACAACGCCGAGCACGAGATAGCCAAGATCACACCGGACGCTATCGAGATCATGAAAAACGGCGGCAACCCCGACGGCATTATCCTCGACGGCTCGCGGAAAATGAAGCCGATCAAGTACCTGGACGACGCCGATCCGGAGGAAGCCGACCGCAAGCTGGTGGAACTGCTGGTCGGCAACATCACCTGCCCCAAGGGCGACCGCTTTCTCATCCTCTCCTGGCTTTCCTGTTTCCTGCTGCTCGATTTCACCGGGACACGCCCCATGACCCGCTTCGAAGGTCCGGCCGGCTCGGGCAAGACCACGGCCAGCAAGCTGATTTCGGCCCTGCTTTACGGGGAGCCGCAGCACAAGAAGGCCACCGACGCGGCCAACTACACCGATGGCTCGCAGAATCCGCTCATCGTGCTGGACAATATCGAAGCCCGCCAGATGACCGAAGAACTGACGACCTTCATGTTGACCAGTATCACCGGCATCGCCAAGGAGAAGCGCAAGAGCGGCACCGACAGCGAGACCGTCACCGAGCGCACGAAATGCCTGCTCAACACCACCGGCATTGAACCTCTTTTGGGAGAACTCTCGGAAATCCAGTCTCGGACCTTTGTCATCAACTTCGATATCGCCAACCAGGGGAACGACTGCTTTATCGAGTCCGAAATCATCGCCGCAATCCAGAAACACCGGGACCTGATCATCTCGGCCATCATGAAGAGAACCAGGGAAGTCCTGGCCATGATGCGCGCCGGTTTGCGGACGCGGACGATGAAACTGCTGCACGAGACCCTTGGGAATCACGACAAGCGCCGGTGCAACGAGTACCTGAGCCTGATGTATCTCATGCTCCTGGCCGGGTCGCCCACCGAAGAGATCGAGGCGGGGATGAAACGCCTGGTCCCGTCCTTCACCGAACAGATAGAAGCCATAAACCGGACCAGCCGGGAAACGGCCCGGGATTCAAATCACACCGCCACGGCTCTGGCCACGCTGTTCAAGGCATGGCGCAACGCCGTCGAGGCGGACCGGGACCTGGCATACAGCGACAGGAAAGAAAATCACGTGCAGGAATTCGTCCAGCGTTACCAGGTCATCTTCAGCGATGAGGGAAGGCTCGAGAACGTCCTTTCCCGCGACCTCTTCGTGGCGCTGAAACGCATCGCTCGCGATTTTGGCCTGCGGTTCGACATGGATTCATCCCGGCAGTTCGCCCAGCGATTCGCAAACGACCTGGAGACCTTGCGCGAGGCGGGATTCGAAGTCCACATCACGAAAAACAGGAACGGCACGAAGCTCTACACGATACAAGCGGACTGA
- a CDS encoding terminase large subunit domain-containing protein — MAVTDKERKLAATLSDPVLWGQAYLYNRDGSGRDYWLHQVEDLRCPAKNIIHLDGRDVGKSIVLSTDALHYAFTTRGGQGLIAAPHQGHLDTIIEEIEFQLDSNPDLMNSIALTKYGKPKIHRKPYFRLEFTNGSVLYFRPAGAYGDAFRSLHVGRVWVDEGAWLTERAWKALRQCLKAGGTLRIYSTPNGLRDTTYYRLTSSDQFHVFRWPSWLNPLWTEDREAELLEFYGGRDSSGWQHEVAGEHGKPSYGAFNVEQFNLCRQDLLEYQKIVITDSELRDCDTEEAAHDRLEMLLNLTPRSGQFWVGGDLGYTNDPTEIVVFQEMEIGERTLLKMILRVHLEHVSYPHIAQIIALLERYYTPAGIGVDNGGNGLAVVQELLTLDKYKGLELEGRLKGYDFGGMTRLAVRDGKEIKKQTKELMTSLINGALQRKQIIFPSDDLEVEDQFTTHTYTLRDGKIIYSKGNDHIIDAVRCAMLIREEGNLDPVGEEVVSLKPVLTNPIFI, encoded by the coding sequence ATGGCGGTAACCGACAAGGAGCGCAAACTTGCGGCGACCCTGAGCGATCCCGTGTTGTGGGGGCAAGCCTACCTCTACAACCGGGATGGCTCAGGCCGCGACTACTGGCTGCACCAGGTGGAGGACCTGCGCTGCCCGGCCAAGAACATCATCCACCTCGACGGCCGGGACGTGGGCAAGTCCATCGTGCTCTCGACCGACGCGCTCCATTACGCCTTCACCACCCGAGGCGGCCAGGGCCTCATCGCGGCTCCGCACCAGGGGCACCTCGACACCATCATCGAGGAGATCGAGTTCCAGCTCGACAGCAACCCGGATCTGATGAACAGCATCGCCCTGACCAAGTACGGCAAGCCCAAGATCCACCGCAAACCCTATTTCCGGCTGGAGTTCACCAACGGTTCGGTGCTCTATTTCCGCCCGGCCGGGGCCTATGGTGACGCCTTTCGGTCCCTGCATGTTGGCCGTGTCTGGGTCGATGAAGGAGCCTGGCTGACCGAACGGGCCTGGAAGGCGCTGCGCCAGTGCCTCAAGGCCGGGGGGACGCTACGCATCTACTCCACACCCAACGGCCTGCGCGACACAACCTATTACCGGCTCACCTCGTCGGATCAGTTCCATGTGTTCCGCTGGCCGTCCTGGCTCAATCCCCTGTGGACCGAAGATCGCGAGGCCGAACTGCTGGAGTTCTACGGCGGCCGCGACAGCTCCGGCTGGCAGCACGAGGTGGCCGGTGAACACGGCAAGCCCTCCTATGGGGCCTTCAATGTCGAGCAGTTCAACCTCTGTCGGCAGGATCTGCTGGAGTACCAGAAGATCGTCATCACCGATTCCGAGCTGCGCGACTGCGACACCGAGGAAGCGGCCCACGACCGGCTGGAGATGCTGCTCAACCTCACGCCCCGCAGCGGGCAGTTCTGGGTCGGCGGCGACCTGGGCTACACCAACGATCCCACCGAGATTGTCGTATTCCAGGAAATGGAGATCGGCGAGCGGACGCTGCTGAAGATGATCCTGCGCGTGCATCTTGAACACGTTTCCTATCCGCACATCGCCCAGATCATCGCGCTGCTGGAGCGGTACTACACCCCGGCGGGAATCGGCGTGGACAACGGCGGCAATGGCCTGGCCGTGGTTCAGGAACTGCTCACCCTGGACAAGTACAAGGGGCTGGAACTGGAAGGCAGGCTAAAGGGATACGACTTCGGCGGCATGACCCGGCTGGCGGTCCGCGACGGCAAGGAAATCAAGAAGCAGACCAAGGAGCTGATGACCAGCCTCATCAACGGGGCACTGCAGCGCAAGCAGATCATTTTCCCCTCGGACGACCTGGAGGTGGAAGACCAGTTCACCACCCACACCTACACCCTGCGGGACGGCAAGATCATCTATTCCAAGGGCAACGACCACATCATTGACGCGGTGCGCTGCGCCATGCTGATCCGGGAGGAAGGCAACCTCGACCCGGTCGGCGAAGAGGTGGTCTCGCTCAAGCCCGTACTCACCAATCCGATCTTCATCTGA
- a CDS encoding phage portal protein family protein, with translation MESTANQDEQPESLDTTGFVIAPLAAAAALDSAAFSKVNAAEAIPATWEERARKAWEYYVEEPLVKNCVNSWRTFAVGDEIKITSDDETLKEQALEAAWRLNVSQFIKDMVLQLLVKGDAIGFKRFTKSGQDIEELVCVNPVSVKVKYAQGELIEARQFPEDTPGGGESIPLPVEQVVHLKWDAPAFSPRGNSLVLPAFQAIELLRDYRRAEQAIAKRWATPFRLLKVGGAFGQKMVMPDQRMLEQVRDMVNKMDMKSGLVVPFYVNVETHGTDGQVLNVEDKVKEVKEDIVVALGLSRSLVTGDGPNFATASVSMQKMMVMIREIKQAARKLLDWVFDDWMELNGHGDKSIQFIFNDLDPSDAVDFKKLLIELYDRKLISRSSLQLKMDLDPDIEAANRETERKQIDLMDEKQVKPVVDMVVSGILSVPRARKMLGIPAENDEPTAEAALVWSGDLESTGIAAVCDECSHFIADTNHCRVHNSERTFDAPACRFIDRREPR, from the coding sequence GTGGAAAGCACCGCCAATCAGGACGAACAACCCGAAAGCCTGGACACCACCGGCTTTGTCATCGCGCCGCTGGCCGCAGCGGCCGCGCTCGACTCGGCCGCCTTCAGCAAGGTCAACGCCGCCGAAGCGATTCCGGCCACCTGGGAAGAACGCGCCCGCAAGGCCTGGGAATACTACGTCGAGGAGCCGTTGGTGAAGAACTGCGTCAACTCCTGGCGCACCTTCGCCGTGGGCGACGAGATCAAAATCACCAGCGATGACGAGACCCTCAAGGAGCAGGCTCTGGAGGCTGCCTGGCGGTTGAACGTCTCGCAGTTCATCAAGGACATGGTTCTTCAGCTCCTGGTGAAAGGCGACGCCATCGGCTTCAAGCGCTTCACCAAGTCCGGCCAGGACATCGAGGAGCTGGTCTGCGTCAACCCGGTTTCGGTCAAGGTCAAATACGCCCAGGGCGAACTGATCGAGGCCCGGCAATTTCCCGAGGACACACCCGGCGGCGGCGAATCCATTCCACTGCCCGTCGAGCAGGTGGTCCACCTCAAATGGGACGCACCGGCCTTCTCGCCCCGGGGCAACTCCCTCGTGCTTCCCGCTTTTCAAGCCATCGAACTGCTGCGCGACTACCGCCGGGCCGAACAGGCCATCGCCAAGCGCTGGGCCACACCGTTCCGCCTGCTCAAGGTGGGCGGCGCGTTCGGCCAGAAGATGGTGATGCCGGATCAGCGGATGCTCGAACAGGTCCGCGACATGGTCAACAAGATGGACATGAAAAGCGGCCTGGTGGTCCCGTTCTACGTCAATGTCGAAACCCACGGCACCGACGGTCAGGTCCTCAACGTCGAGGACAAGGTCAAGGAGGTGAAGGAAGACATCGTGGTGGCCCTGGGTCTGTCACGCTCGCTGGTGACCGGCGACGGCCCGAATTTCGCCACCGCCTCGGTGAGCATGCAGAAGATGATGGTCATGATCCGCGAGATCAAACAGGCCGCACGCAAGCTCCTCGACTGGGTGTTCGACGACTGGATGGAGCTAAACGGCCACGGCGACAAAAGCATCCAGTTCATCTTCAACGACCTCGACCCCAGCGACGCGGTCGATTTCAAGAAGCTCCTCATCGAACTCTACGACCGCAAGCTCATCAGCCGCTCCAGCCTTCAGCTCAAGATGGACCTGGACCCGGACATCGAGGCCGCCAACCGCGAGACCGAACGTAAGCAGATCGACCTGATGGACGAGAAGCAGGTGAAGCCGGTGGTGGATATGGTCGTCTCCGGCATCCTCAGCGTGCCTCGCGCCCGGAAGATGCTCGGGATTCCGGCCGAGAACGATGAACCCACGGCGGAGGCGGCATTGGTCTGGTCGGGCGACCTGGAGTCCACCGGCATTGCTGCCGTGTGCGACGAGTGCAGCCACTTCATTGCCGACACCAACCACTGCCGGGTCCACAACAGCGAGCGTACTTTCGACGCCCCGGCCTGTCGCTTCATCGACCGCCGGGAGCCCCGCTGA